A stretch of Plutella xylostella chromosome 10, ilPluXylo3.1, whole genome shotgun sequence DNA encodes these proteins:
- the LOC105386667 gene encoding troponin C, isoallergen Bla g 6.0101 has translation MDELDKTQLVLLKNAFDAFDHEKKGVIATDMIGTILEMLGHELDEASLNEIISEVDQDGSGELEFAEFCSLAAKFLTEDEEPDDEAMVKELREAFRLYDKEGNGYITTDVLMEIFKELDNTITNDDLETMIEEIDADGSGTVDFEEFLEVMTGE, from the exons ATG GATGAGCTAGACAAAACTCAACTTGTGC TGCTCAAGAATGCCTTCGACGCTTTCGACCACGAGAAGAAGGGGGTCATCGCGACCGACATGATTGGCACCATCCTGGAAATGTTAGGGCATGAGCTGGACGAAGCCTCACTCAACGAAATTATTTCTGAAGTGGACCAAGATG GTTCGGGAGAGTTGGAGTTTGCTGAGTTCTGCTCGCTAGCCGCTAAGTTCCTGACAGAAGACGAGGAGCCCGACGATGAAGCCATGGTCAAGGAGCTCAGGGAAGCCTTCCGGTTATATGACAAAGaag GCAACGGCTACATAACGACGGACGTGCTGATGGAGATCTTCAAGGAGCTGGACAACACCATCACCAACGACGACCTGGAGACCATGATCGAGGAGATTGACGCTGACGGATCTGGCACCGTGGACTTTGAGG AGTTCCTTGAGGTGATGACGGGTGAATAG
- the LOC105386668 gene encoding troponin C, isoallergen Bla g 6.0101, translating into MEELGKEQIAILRKAFEAFDHEKKGCIGTVMVGTILTMLGHSVTDETLREIIAEVDEDGSGEVEFEEFVTLASKFMIEEDAEAMQQELKEAFRLYDREGNGYITTDVLREILRELDDKISAEELNMMIEEIDSDGSGTVDFDEFMEVMTGGDD; encoded by the exons ATG GAAGAACTCGGCAAAGAACAGATTGCCA TCCTCAGGAAGGCGTTCGAGGCCTTCGACCATGAGAAGAAGGGCTGCATCGGCACCGTGATGGTGGGCACCATCCTCACCATGCTGGGGCACTCCGTGACCGACGAGACCCTGCGCGAGATCATCGCTGAGGTTGACGAGGATG GCTCCGGTGAGGTTGAGTTCGAGGAGTTCGTGACGCTCGCCTCCAAGTTCATGATTGAGGAGGACGCCGAGGCCATGCAGCAGGAGCTGAAGGAGGCCTTCAGACTGTACGACAGGGAAG GTAACGGCTACATCACCACTGACGTCCTGAGGGAAATCCTGCGGGAGCTGGATGACAAGATTAGCGCCGAGGAACTCAACATGATGATTGAGGAAATCGACTCCGATGGTTCCGGCACCGTGGACTTCGATG AATTCATGGAAGTGATGACTGGAGGTGATGACTAG
- the LOC105386669 gene encoding troponin C, isoallergen Bla g 6.0101 isoform X2: MEELNKDQIVILKKAFEAFDHEKKGCIGTVMVGTILGMLGHQVTDETLQEIIKEVDEDGSGELEFEEFVTLASRFMVEEDAEAMQQELKEAFRLYDKAGNGYITTDVLREILRELDDKISAEELDMMIEEIDSDGSGTVDFDEFMEVMTGGDD, encoded by the exons ATG GAGGAGTTAAACAAGGACCAAATAGTCA TCCTGAAGAAGGCGTTCGAGGCCTTCGACCATGAGAAGAAGGGCTGCATCGGCACCGTGATGGTGGGCACCATCCTGGGCATGCTGGGCCACCAGGTCACGGACGAGACCCTGCAGGAGATCATCAAGGAGGTGGATGAGGACG GGTCGGGCGAGTTGGAGTTCGAGGAGTTCGTGACGCTGGCGTCCCGCTTCATGGTGGAGGAGGACGCGGAGGCCATGCAGCAGGAGCTCAAGGAGGCCTTCCGGTTGTACGACAAAGCTG GTAACGGCTACATCACTACTGACGTCCTAAGAGAGATCCTCCGGGAGTTGGACGACAAGATCAGCGCCGAGGAACTCGACATGATGATTGAGGAAATCGACTCGGACGGCTCCGGAACTGTTGACTTTGATG AATTCATGGAAGTAATGACGGGTGGCGACGACTAA
- the LOC105386669 gene encoding troponin C, isoallergen Bla g 6.0101 isoform X1, producing the protein MDYHWPNYLKLLVILTLTFSNPTLQIERSNSISVLEELNKDQIVILKKAFEAFDHEKKGCIGTVMVGTILGMLGHQVTDETLQEIIKEVDEDGSGELEFEEFVTLASRFMVEEDAEAMQQELKEAFRLYDKAGNGYITTDVLREILRELDDKISAEELDMMIEEIDSDGSGTVDFDEFMEVMTGGDD; encoded by the exons atggatTATCATTGGCCAAATTACCTTAAATTGCTTGTGATTCTCACATTAACTTTTTCAAATCCAACTTTACAAATTGAACGTTCTAATTCAATATCAGTgttg GAGGAGTTAAACAAGGACCAAATAGTCA TCCTGAAGAAGGCGTTCGAGGCCTTCGACCATGAGAAGAAGGGCTGCATCGGCACCGTGATGGTGGGCACCATCCTGGGCATGCTGGGCCACCAGGTCACGGACGAGACCCTGCAGGAGATCATCAAGGAGGTGGATGAGGACG GGTCGGGCGAGTTGGAGTTCGAGGAGTTCGTGACGCTGGCGTCCCGCTTCATGGTGGAGGAGGACGCGGAGGCCATGCAGCAGGAGCTCAAGGAGGCCTTCCGGTTGTACGACAAAGCTG GTAACGGCTACATCACTACTGACGTCCTAAGAGAGATCCTCCGGGAGTTGGACGACAAGATCAGCGCCGAGGAACTCGACATGATGATTGAGGAAATCGACTCGGACGGCTCCGGAACTGTTGACTTTGATG AATTCATGGAAGTAATGACGGGTGGCGACGACTAA